One region of Solibacillus isronensis genomic DNA includes:
- a CDS encoding MmgE/PrpD family protein — protein sequence MTLSEQLAQYIVDVRFDDIPQDVVQFTKLCIVDYYSSLLKGQEAEPVRMMEQVAQVLGGEKQATAVTGLKTSITNAAFINGGASHVIELDDIHKASIVHAATVIMPAAIAIAEWKNLSGKQLIEAIIVGYEVAFRVGETVTPSHYYYFHNTATCGTFGAAAAVAKLLGLSKEQIVQAFGSAGTQAAGLWEFIEDGAMSKQLHPGKAAMNGILSAMLAQQGFTGASAILEGRRGFFEAMSEQYDVTRMTEKLGQQYKITENAFKVHASCRHTHAAMDLAVELHKKVEKNGIEFIKSVEVGAYQVALDITDAKNPQTIYAAKFSMQFCVALALLTGEGGFDAFNADTLQDPGIRKLMEKLVVSVDEEINSQYPQEWGAKIQIHWQDGSSDVVQSRFPKGDPENALTEQDFINKFNSLVPLEEAHKEKIIHDLLHLETIQVQQLIRTLHPVQHISIV from the coding sequence ATGACATTAAGTGAGCAGTTGGCACAATATATTGTGGATGTGCGTTTTGACGATATACCGCAGGATGTTGTGCAGTTTACAAAGCTATGTATCGTCGACTATTATTCGTCTTTACTAAAAGGTCAGGAAGCTGAACCGGTTCGTATGATGGAACAAGTAGCACAGGTACTTGGCGGAGAAAAGCAGGCAACAGCAGTAACAGGATTGAAAACGAGCATAACAAATGCGGCGTTCATTAATGGTGGTGCAAGTCATGTCATAGAGCTCGATGATATTCATAAAGCATCCATTGTGCATGCGGCAACTGTTATTATGCCGGCAGCCATCGCAATAGCTGAATGGAAAAATTTATCCGGTAAACAATTGATTGAGGCTATTATTGTTGGTTATGAAGTGGCATTTCGCGTTGGAGAAACGGTGACGCCTTCCCATTATTACTACTTTCATAATACGGCAACTTGCGGTACATTCGGCGCGGCAGCAGCAGTGGCAAAGTTATTAGGATTATCCAAAGAACAAATTGTCCAAGCATTTGGTTCTGCCGGTACCCAAGCTGCGGGATTGTGGGAATTTATCGAGGATGGTGCCATGAGCAAGCAATTGCATCCTGGTAAAGCAGCGATGAATGGTATTTTAAGTGCCATGTTAGCACAGCAAGGTTTTACTGGAGCAAGCGCCATTTTGGAAGGACGCAGAGGTTTTTTTGAAGCGATGAGTGAGCAGTACGATGTAACACGTATGACCGAAAAATTAGGTCAGCAATATAAAATTACCGAAAATGCCTTCAAAGTCCATGCGTCTTGCCGTCATACACATGCCGCTATGGACTTGGCGGTTGAACTGCATAAAAAAGTAGAGAAGAATGGCATCGAATTTATAAAGTCAGTCGAAGTGGGAGCATATCAGGTGGCGCTGGATATTACCGATGCAAAAAATCCACAAACAATTTATGCTGCGAAATTCAGTATGCAGTTTTGCGTTGCTTTGGCATTATTGACCGGAGAAGGCGGATTTGATGCCTTTAATGCAGATACATTGCAGGATCCGGGTATTCGAAAGCTGATGGAAAAGCTGGTCGTGTCTGTAGATGAAGAGATTAACAGTCAATACCCGCAAGAATGGGGTGCAAAAATCCAAATTCATTGGCAGGATGGTTCAAGTGACGTTGTGCAAAGCAGATTTCCTAAAGGAGATCCGGAAAATGCATTAACCGAGCAAGACTTTATTAATAAGTTCAACAGTTTAGTGCCTTTAGAAGAGGCGCATAAAGAAAAAATTATCCATGATTTATTGCATTTAGAAACGATTCAAGTACAACAGTTAATCCGTACATTACATCCCGTACAGCATATTTCGATTGTGTAG
- a CDS encoding MaoC family dehydratase, whose amino-acid sequence MEQQIQIGWHGRFYEDFEVGDKIAHALGRTVSQTDNSWFTQLTQNTNPIHFDHHYAKQTEFQKPIVNSAFTIALVTGQSVSDISQNVMANLGWDEVRLPHPVFEGDTIYSYTEILSKRESAKRNNVGIIEVKTTGYNQNGQIVIHFKRTMMIYKKDFAPNIMKPLIDQVISQKGK is encoded by the coding sequence TTGAAGTAGGCGATAAAATTGCACATGCGTTAGGCAGGACAGTTTCACAGACTGATAATAGCTGGTTTACTCAACTGACGCAAAATACAAATCCAATTCATTTTGATCATCATTATGCAAAGCAGACAGAGTTCCAAAAGCCGATTGTGAATTCCGCATTTACAATTGCTCTCGTAACTGGGCAATCTGTTTCAGATATTTCACAGAATGTAATGGCCAATCTTGGGTGGGATGAAGTACGGCTCCCGCACCCGGTTTTCGAAGGGGATACCATTTACTCCTATACAGAAATTTTATCGAAAAGAGAAAGTGCTAAACGAAATAATGTAGGAATTATCGAAGTGAAAACGACCGGCTACAATCAGAACGGGCAAATTGTCATTCACTTTAAGCGCACGATGATGATTTATAAAAAGGACTTTGCACCAAACATTATGAAGCCTTTGATCGACCAAGTAATCTCACAGAAAGGGAAGTGA
- a CDS encoding enoyl-CoA hydratase/isomerase family protein, whose translation MEYIQVSYEYEEKIAIVTLNRPEMRHAFNTEMAKQLLTVFQSFNEQPVRVVILTSSTEDAFCSGADLKERKGMSETEWTEQHHLFEQMFQAVANCRQPTIAAINGYTLAGGFELALNTDLIVAGKNAKVGLTEVTRGIMPGGGGARLLPKRVPLHIAKEWLFTGRIVSAEEAQNAGLFNRVVESEEVMSTTIELAKKIAGNAPLGVQGVKKVAEISSLEASEAFRIEIETYNEVIASEDRMEGILAFNEKRKPNFIGR comes from the coding sequence ATGGAATATATTCAAGTTTCATATGAATATGAAGAGAAAATTGCGATTGTTACATTAAACCGACCGGAAATGCGACATGCATTTAACACGGAAATGGCAAAGCAGCTGTTAACTGTATTTCAGTCTTTCAATGAGCAGCCGGTACGCGTCGTTATTTTAACTTCCTCTACTGAAGATGCCTTTTGTTCAGGCGCGGATTTAAAAGAGCGTAAAGGAATGAGTGAGACCGAATGGACGGAACAGCATCATTTATTTGAACAAATGTTCCAGGCAGTAGCCAATTGCAGGCAACCTACCATAGCTGCGATCAATGGCTATACGCTTGCAGGAGGGTTTGAACTTGCTTTGAATACGGACTTAATCGTTGCCGGTAAAAATGCAAAAGTAGGGCTGACCGAGGTCACTCGAGGTATTATGCCGGGCGGAGGAGGAGCACGGTTACTGCCAAAACGTGTACCGCTCCATATTGCAAAGGAATGGCTGTTTACAGGGCGGATTGTTTCTGCAGAAGAAGCTCAGAACGCAGGGTTATTTAATCGAGTTGTCGAATCAGAAGAAGTAATGAGTACCACAATTGAGTTAGCCAAAAAGATTGCAGGCAATGCACCTTTAGGAGTTCAGGGCGTAAAAAAAGTAGCAGAAATCAGTTCATTGGAAGCATCTGAAGCATTCCGGATTGAAATAGAAACGTACAACGAGGTTATCGCTTCTGAGGATCGAATGGAAGGTATTTTAGCCTTCAACGAAAAAAGAAAACCTAATTTTATCGGACGGTAG
- a CDS encoding zinc-binding dehydrogenase — translation MCETKGKVAEMTSPLELVFKEYPLVEPAPGAVIVKIIQTNICGSELHIWKGHHPVIRSGALGHEMIGEIHALGEGVETDFAGTPVKVGDRIVSAYFLTCRKCSPCQHGQFNLCENAYKYWRLPTEEAPHFHGTFGTHYYIHSDQYFYKVPDNISNSVAASANCALSQVYFGLEQGNVVSGETILIQGAGGLGLNAIAIAKEKQLKVIVVDGVESRLDQAKAFGADEVILMSDFPTVEQRVAQIMHLTGNRGVDVALEVAGVPQAFAEGVEYIRAGGRYIVIGNISPGQTVAFDPGYLTRKAIQIIPVLRYNPWYLKKALDFLERNIDRYPFETLLDASFSFEEIKKALDESAKRTVTRATIIPT, via the coding sequence ATGTGTGAGACGAAGGGAAAAGTTGCCGAAATGACATCCCCGCTGGAACTCGTTTTTAAGGAGTATCCATTGGTGGAGCCGGCACCAGGAGCGGTAATTGTAAAAATCATTCAAACGAATATATGCGGTTCCGAACTGCATATATGGAAAGGGCATCATCCGGTCATTCGCAGCGGTGCTTTAGGGCATGAAATGATCGGCGAAATCCATGCGTTAGGTGAAGGGGTCGAAACGGATTTCGCGGGTACTCCTGTAAAAGTCGGGGATCGAATTGTAAGTGCTTACTTTTTGACTTGCCGAAAATGCTCGCCTTGTCAGCATGGACAATTTAACTTATGTGAAAATGCCTATAAGTATTGGCGTTTACCGACAGAGGAAGCACCGCATTTCCATGGGACATTCGGTACGCATTATTATATTCATTCCGATCAGTATTTTTATAAAGTACCAGATAATATATCAAACAGTGTAGCAGCAAGTGCCAACTGTGCTTTATCCCAAGTGTATTTTGGACTGGAGCAAGGAAATGTTGTCTCTGGTGAAACGATTCTCATTCAAGGTGCTGGCGGACTTGGTTTAAATGCGATTGCTATCGCAAAAGAAAAACAGTTGAAGGTTATCGTCGTAGATGGTGTTGAAAGCCGTTTAGATCAGGCAAAGGCATTTGGAGCAGATGAAGTGATATTAATGTCGGATTTTCCTACTGTTGAACAACGCGTTGCCCAAATTATGCATCTTACGGGAAATCGCGGTGTGGATGTTGCCCTTGAAGTAGCAGGGGTTCCTCAGGCTTTTGCTGAAGGTGTGGAGTATATTCGTGCAGGCGGCCGTTACATTGTAATCGGCAATATTTCACCTGGACAAACGGTCGCATTTGATCCTGGTTATTTAACGCGGAAAGCAATTCAAATTATTCCGGTACTGCGCTATAACCCGTGGTATCTAAAAAAGGCTCTCGACTTCCTGGAGCGCAATATTGACCGTTACCCGTTTGAAACATTACTGGATGCTAGCTTTAGTTTTGAAGAGATTAAAAAAGCGTTGGATGAATCCGCAAAACGTACGGTTACACGTGCCACAATTATTCCGACTTAA
- a CDS encoding zinc-dependent alcohol dehydrogenase family protein, with protein sequence MKIRSAILRSSGVTKPYAESKPIHIEEIELDAPQEGEVLIQIKAASLCHSDLSVINGSRPRPLPMALGHEAAGIVKEVGPGVVNFKQGDKVICVFVPSCGHCVPCAEGRPALCEPGAKANGDGTLIGGGVRIHAGTEKIGHHVGVSAFSEYAVVSQNSLVKVEEDLPFEKLALFGCAVITGVGAVVNTAKVQLGKTVAVVGLGGIGLSALLGAIAAGAREVIAIDINEKKLQQAKELGATAVFNSKDADIVEQVKAYTNGGVDYAFETAGVVPAMEVAYAITKRGGTTTTTGLPHPEHQFSFPYVTLTAEEKTLKGSYIGSCVPLRDIPHYLHMMKSGKLPVDQLLSNIIPLDEINEGFDLLATGDNSRIIIKMD encoded by the coding sequence ATGAAAATTCGTTCTGCCATATTACGCTCATCCGGTGTAACAAAACCTTATGCGGAAAGTAAGCCAATTCATATTGAAGAAATAGAATTGGATGCACCCCAAGAAGGCGAAGTATTGATTCAGATTAAAGCGGCAAGTCTTTGCCATTCGGATCTATCTGTTATTAACGGTAGCCGTCCACGACCTTTACCAATGGCATTAGGTCATGAAGCAGCCGGTATCGTGAAGGAAGTAGGGCCTGGCGTTGTGAACTTTAAGCAAGGAGATAAAGTAATCTGCGTATTTGTGCCAAGTTGCGGGCATTGCGTACCTTGTGCAGAGGGTCGTCCGGCATTATGCGAACCGGGGGCAAAGGCAAATGGCGACGGAACTTTAATTGGAGGCGGAGTTCGTATACATGCAGGAACTGAAAAGATCGGTCATCACGTTGGGGTATCTGCCTTTTCTGAGTATGCAGTCGTATCGCAAAATTCCCTCGTAAAAGTGGAAGAGGATTTGCCGTTTGAAAAACTGGCGCTCTTTGGTTGCGCTGTTATTACAGGCGTAGGGGCTGTCGTAAATACAGCAAAAGTCCAGCTTGGGAAAACAGTAGCAGTCGTCGGTTTAGGTGGAATTGGTTTAAGTGCACTGCTCGGGGCTATCGCAGCAGGTGCCAGAGAAGTAATCGCCATCGATATTAATGAGAAGAAACTGCAGCAGGCAAAGGAATTGGGGGCAACAGCCGTCTTTAATTCAAAAGACGCAGATATAGTCGAACAAGTGAAGGCCTACACAAATGGCGGCGTTGATTATGCCTTTGAAACAGCGGGTGTTGTTCCTGCGATGGAAGTGGCATATGCCATTACAAAACGTGGTGGTACGACAACGACAACAGGCCTGCCACATCCGGAACATCAATTTTCGTTCCCTTATGTAACGTTAACAGCAGAAGAAAAAACGTTAAAAGGTTCTTACATTGGAAGCTGCGTGCCTTTAAGAGATATTCCGCATTATTTGCATATGATGAAATCAGGAAAATTACCGGTTGATCAGCTTTTATCAAATATTATTCCGCTTGATGAAATTAATGAAGGCTTTGATTTATTGGCAACAGGCGATAATTCCCGAATTATTATTAAAATGGATTAA
- a CDS encoding acyl-CoA dehydrogenase family protein, translated as MMLTENLAFLEELREGVRAVCKRFDGDYWRKLDEIDGYPTEFVEAITQAGFLGALIPEQYGGSGLGILEASVILEEINRSGGNAGACHAQMYTMGTILRHGSPAQKEKYLPKIADGSLRLQAFGVTEPNTGTDTTNLKTFAKREGDHYIVNGQKVFISRAEHSDLMILLVRTTPKDQCVKKSDGLSVLIVDLNEAVGNGLEIRPIKTMMNHATTELFIDNLKVPVENLIGEEGIGFRYILDGMNAERILIAAECIGDGRWFIERATNYAKERVVFDRPIGQNQGIQFPIAQAHIHIEAADLMRIKAAELYDCQQACGAEANMAKLLAADASWEAANVAMQTYGGFGFAAEYDIERKFKETRLYQVAPISTNLILSYVGEHILKLPKSY; from the coding sequence ATGATGTTAACAGAGAATCTGGCATTTTTAGAAGAACTTCGTGAAGGTGTAAGAGCAGTTTGCAAACGTTTTGATGGTGATTATTGGCGGAAGCTTGATGAGATTGACGGATACCCGACCGAATTTGTGGAGGCTATTACTCAGGCAGGCTTTTTAGGGGCTTTAATTCCTGAACAGTATGGTGGTTCCGGTTTAGGAATACTGGAAGCATCCGTCATTTTAGAGGAGATTAACCGTTCAGGCGGGAACGCGGGTGCATGTCATGCACAAATGTATACGATGGGAACGATTTTACGGCATGGTTCTCCGGCACAAAAGGAAAAATATTTGCCGAAGATTGCGGATGGATCGCTTCGTTTACAAGCATTTGGGGTGACCGAACCTAATACTGGTACGGATACGACAAACTTAAAAACGTTTGCGAAACGTGAAGGCGACCATTATATCGTGAATGGTCAAAAGGTATTCATTTCCCGTGCAGAACATTCGGATTTAATGATTTTACTCGTGCGTACAACACCGAAGGACCAATGTGTTAAAAAGAGTGACGGCCTGTCCGTGCTAATTGTTGATTTGAATGAAGCAGTTGGAAATGGATTAGAAATACGACCAATTAAAACAATGATGAACCATGCGACAACGGAATTGTTTATCGACAATTTAAAGGTGCCTGTAGAAAATTTGATCGGTGAGGAAGGAATAGGATTCCGCTATATTTTAGACGGAATGAATGCCGAGCGGATTTTAATTGCTGCGGAATGTATCGGTGATGGCCGCTGGTTTATTGAACGGGCAACGAATTATGCAAAAGAACGTGTTGTTTTTGATCGTCCAATCGGTCAAAACCAAGGAATACAATTTCCGATTGCCCAGGCGCATATTCATATTGAAGCGGCAGACTTAATGCGCATAAAAGCTGCGGAACTTTATGATTGTCAGCAAGCATGCGGGGCAGAGGCCAATATGGCGAAGTTACTTGCAGCAGATGCATCATGGGAGGCAGCCAATGTAGCGATGCAAACATATGGTGGCTTTGGCTTTGCGGCAGAATATGATATTGAACGGAAATTTAAAGAGACACGTCTTTATCAAGTAGCTCCAATTTCAACGAACTTGATTTTATCATACGTCGGAGAACATATATTAAAACTTCCAAAATCTTATTGA
- a CDS encoding hydroxymethylglutaryl-CoA lyase, which produces MHFPKQVEIIEVGPRDGLQNESRFVPTEEKKQLIKQLYEAGFQRIETASFVHPKIVPQMADAQEITAFCNELGIDYIALTPNMKALERAIEAGVPQIAVFVGASETFNQKNIKRSIEESLAECSEMFRHAKAQQKFIRGYVSMCFSCPYEGTISYEQVKRVVAQFVNDGADEISIGDTNGQANPRIVYERFSALKRDFPDTTFVAHFHDTNGFAYANIMAALNAAIEKFDSSIAGLGGCPFSPGATGNVATEKVVELFEAMEVKTNILQEKLKDVANFAYSLV; this is translated from the coding sequence ATGCACTTTCCAAAGCAAGTTGAAATTATTGAAGTAGGTCCACGCGACGGTTTACAAAATGAATCGCGCTTTGTACCAACAGAGGAAAAGAAACAGTTAATCAAGCAACTATATGAAGCGGGTTTTCAGCGTATTGAAACGGCTTCATTTGTCCATCCGAAAATTGTCCCGCAAATGGCTGATGCTCAGGAAATTACAGCATTTTGCAATGAATTGGGGATTGATTATATCGCTTTAACCCCAAATATGAAGGCGCTGGAACGTGCAATTGAAGCAGGTGTACCGCAGATTGCGGTATTCGTCGGGGCAAGCGAGACATTCAACCAAAAAAATATTAAGCGTTCCATTGAGGAATCTTTAGCGGAATGCAGCGAAATGTTCCGGCATGCAAAAGCTCAGCAAAAATTTATTCGCGGCTATGTGTCGATGTGTTTTAGTTGTCCGTATGAAGGGACCATTTCCTATGAGCAAGTAAAGCGGGTCGTAGCGCAATTTGTAAATGACGGAGCTGACGAGATTTCAATTGGTGATACGAATGGACAGGCAAATCCGCGCATCGTGTATGAACGGTTCAGCGCATTGAAAAGAGATTTCCCGGATACGACATTTGTGGCTCATTTCCATGATACAAACGGTTTTGCCTATGCAAATATAATGGCCGCATTAAATGCGGCAATTGAAAAGTTTGATAGTTCGATTGCTGGACTTGGCGGTTGTCCGTTTTCACCTGGAGCTACAGGTAATGTAGCAACAGAAAAAGTGGTGGAGTTGTTTGAAGCGATGGAAGTTAAAACAAATATCCTTCAGGAAAAATTAAAGGATGTGGCAAATTTCGCTTACAGCTTAGTTTAA
- a CDS encoding aldehyde dehydrogenase family protein, whose translation MQKIGSVLNGEHRLQEEKTMDVLNPYNQETIATIACASIEDVHEAIEVAQHTFNTTMRKMPAHERSRILRKASLLLEERSEQFAKTISLEAGKPINEARGEVARAIQVLLFASEEAKRLAGDQIPMDSAIGGEHQIGIAKRVPLGVIAAITPFNFPLNLALHKIAPAIAVGNTVILKPAEKTPLSSILLYELLQDAGLPKGVLNILQGPGTELVEPLVKHPYVKKVTFTGSGKVGWHIHELAGKKPVTLELGSNAPNIIFADANLEYAASTITMSGFTFAGQACVSAQRIYVEQSVYDQFAQLLQEKVEALVIGDPAEEQTQLGPMITEEAAIRAASWIEEAVSQGATIRTGGKRIGTLLEPTILENVTKSMQVVCMEVFAPMVALIPFTEEDEVLAAANDSEYGLQAGVFTSDINRALKFADELETGGVWINESSVRRFDHMPYGGIKESGTGKEGIRYAIEGMSDLKFIGIKLI comes from the coding sequence ATGCAAAAAATAGGATCTGTACTCAATGGAGAGCACCGTCTTCAAGAAGAAAAGACTATGGATGTTTTGAATCCTTATAATCAGGAGACTATCGCAACAATTGCTTGTGCATCAATTGAAGATGTACATGAAGCAATCGAAGTCGCTCAGCATACATTTAACACAACGATGCGCAAAATGCCTGCACATGAACGCAGCCGCATCTTACGGAAAGCGTCATTGTTACTTGAAGAGCGGAGCGAGCAGTTTGCGAAAACGATTTCTTTGGAAGCGGGTAAACCGATAAATGAAGCACGAGGTGAAGTAGCACGAGCTATTCAAGTGCTGCTGTTTGCAAGTGAAGAAGCAAAGCGGTTGGCAGGAGATCAAATTCCAATGGACAGTGCAATTGGCGGGGAGCATCAAATTGGTATCGCAAAACGTGTCCCTTTAGGAGTTATTGCTGCCATTACACCATTTAATTTTCCGTTAAACTTAGCTTTGCATAAAATTGCTCCAGCCATTGCGGTTGGAAATACAGTCATTTTGAAACCGGCAGAGAAAACACCGCTGTCTTCCATTTTGCTGTATGAGTTATTGCAGGATGCGGGATTGCCAAAGGGAGTACTAAATATACTTCAAGGCCCTGGCACGGAATTAGTAGAACCATTGGTGAAGCATCCTTACGTTAAAAAGGTAACCTTTACAGGGAGCGGAAAAGTAGGCTGGCATATTCATGAACTTGCCGGGAAAAAGCCGGTAACGCTTGAGCTCGGTTCCAATGCACCGAACATTATTTTTGCGGATGCAAATTTAGAATACGCGGCTTCTACTATTACGATGTCTGGTTTTACATTTGCCGGTCAGGCATGTGTTTCCGCTCAGCGTATATATGTTGAGCAATCTGTTTATGACCAGTTTGCCCAATTGCTGCAGGAAAAAGTGGAAGCGCTAGTAATAGGAGATCCTGCTGAAGAACAAACACAGCTCGGACCTATGATTACAGAAGAAGCGGCAATCCGCGCAGCAAGCTGGATTGAAGAAGCTGTATCGCAAGGGGCAACAATTCGTACGGGTGGAAAGAGAATCGGTACATTGCTCGAGCCAACAATTTTGGAAAATGTCACAAAGTCGATGCAGGTCGTTTGTATGGAAGTGTTTGCCCCGATGGTTGCGCTCATACCGTTTACTGAGGAGGATGAAGTGCTGGCCGCTGCAAATGATTCGGAGTACGGATTACAGGCGGGTGTATTTACTTCGGATATTAATCGTGCACTTAAGTTCGCCGATGAGCTGGAAACTGGAGGCGTATGGATTAATGAATCTTCGGTACGACGCTTTGACCATATGCCATATGGCGGGATAAAAGAGAGCGGTACTGGAAAGGAAGGAATACGTTACGCAATTGAAGGGATGTCAGATTTAAAATTTATTGGTATTAAGCTAATTTAA
- the ahlS gene encoding AhlS family quorum-quenching N-acyl homoserine lactonase: MCNKKVYVLDTGTMKMDKNYMIAMHNPASINNPNPPAEFVEFPVYAVLIDHPEGKILFDTGCNPEGMGDDGRWPEGVQQLFPAFQSEECYLINRLEQLKVRPEDIKYVIASHLHLDHAGCLELFTNAEIIVHDTELSNVMKTFAMTRNMGAYIWGDVMAWIQKELRWRTIKPHEKEVPLVEGIKILNFGPGHAYGMLGLHIELPGYGNVLLASDALYTAESYGPPVKPPGILYDSVGYNSTVERIREFATRNDSEIWFGHDSNQFKSFIKSTEGYYE; the protein is encoded by the coding sequence ATGTGTAATAAAAAAGTATACGTGCTTGATACAGGGACAATGAAAATGGATAAGAACTATATGATTGCCATGCACAATCCAGCAAGCATCAATAATCCGAATCCGCCAGCCGAGTTTGTCGAGTTTCCCGTTTATGCAGTACTGATTGACCACCCAGAAGGAAAAATTTTATTTGATACAGGCTGTAACCCGGAAGGAATGGGAGATGATGGGCGCTGGCCGGAAGGGGTTCAGCAGCTTTTCCCTGCTTTCCAAAGTGAAGAATGTTATTTGATCAACCGTCTTGAACAGTTAAAGGTTCGTCCGGAAGACATCAAATATGTCATTGCCTCACACTTGCATTTAGACCATGCAGGCTGCCTGGAATTATTCACAAATGCAGAAATCATTGTTCATGACACGGAATTGTCGAATGTAATGAAAACATTTGCGATGACGCGAAATATGGGCGCCTATATATGGGGCGATGTCATGGCCTGGATTCAAAAAGAACTGCGCTGGCGTACGATTAAACCACATGAGAAAGAAGTGCCTCTAGTAGAGGGCATTAAAATTTTGAACTTTGGTCCAGGGCATGCTTACGGTATGCTTGGCTTGCACATTGAACTTCCGGGTTACGGAAATGTTTTACTTGCTTCAGATGCACTATACACAGCAGAGAGCTACGGTCCACCAGTTAAACCACCAGGAATTTTGTATGATTCAGTAGGCTATAACTCTACTGTTGAAAGAATTCGAGAGTTTGCTACACGTAATGATTCGGAAATTTGGTTCGGACATGATTCCAATCAATTTAAATCCTTTATCAAATCGACAGAAGGCTATTACGAATAA
- a CDS encoding CaiB/BaiF CoA transferase family protein, protein MKPLQGIRVLDMTTNISGPTLTMILADLGAEVIKVEKLSGDEARKMEPKLQEDGVYFLNINRQKKSVTLNMKEDSDCEKLMELIKTADVFVENYRLGVAQKLGIDYEAVKKINPKLIYCSLSAYGQNGPKKSYPGYDAIMQAETGIMSITGSTDLARVPVSLIDQGSAMWGAIGVVSAILQRHKTDVGSLVSTSLYETGVFWANYHLLSTKLTGENPEKLGSNHGAFAPYGAFQTADGAIMIGISNNKLFEKLCEVLQKREWIEDASYRTNEERVKNRLQLSKEIEQITKAEKSEALIQALEAGGVPVAQVKTMKDVLVDPQQIENKLIVRLPHIRDKEMYATRIPLTISNCDLTPTAPAPLLGEHNEELLGRDYVHDIK, encoded by the coding sequence TTGAAACCATTGCAAGGGATACGTGTTCTTGATATGACAACAAATATTTCAGGACCGACATTAACAATGATTTTAGCCGATTTAGGAGCAGAAGTGATCAAAGTAGAAAAGCTGAGCGGTGACGAGGCCAGAAAGATGGAGCCAAAACTTCAGGAAGACGGCGTGTATTTTTTGAATATTAACAGGCAAAAAAAATCGGTCACCCTCAACATGAAAGAGGATTCAGACTGCGAAAAGTTAATGGAACTTATAAAAACAGCAGATGTCTTCGTGGAAAATTACCGGTTAGGTGTAGCACAAAAACTAGGGATTGATTATGAAGCGGTAAAGAAAATTAATCCCAAACTAATCTATTGTTCGCTCTCTGCATATGGCCAAAACGGTCCAAAGAAATCGTATCCGGGCTATGATGCCATTATGCAAGCGGAAACAGGCATTATGAGTATTACAGGAAGTACCGATTTAGCAAGGGTTCCAGTGTCTTTAATTGATCAGGGAAGCGCTATGTGGGGGGCAATTGGTGTTGTATCTGCCATTTTACAGCGCCACAAAACAGATGTGGGCAGCCTTGTTTCGACCTCTTTGTATGAGACAGGGGTATTTTGGGCGAACTATCATTTGCTTTCGACTAAGCTAACAGGTGAAAATCCCGAAAAACTCGGTTCCAATCATGGGGCATTTGCACCTTATGGGGCATTTCAAACTGCAGATGGTGCCATCATGATTGGCATATCGAACAATAAATTATTCGAAAAGCTTTGCGAAGTATTGCAAAAACGTGAATGGATTGAAGATGCCAGCTACCGTACAAATGAAGAACGTGTTAAAAACCGTTTGCAGCTTAGTAAGGAAATTGAACAAATTACAAAGGCAGAAAAAAGTGAGGCACTCATTCAAGCACTGGAAGCTGGAGGGGTACCAGTAGCCCAAGTGAAAACAATGAAAGATGTACTTGTAGATCCGCAGCAAATAGAAAATAAACTAATTGTGCGTCTGCCACATATACGCGATAAGGAAATGTACGCAACAAGAATTCCGCTAACGATTTCAAACTGTGATTTAACACCTACCGCCCCTGCACCATTGTTGGGAGAGCATAATGAAGAACTGTTAGGGAGGGATTATGTTCATGACATTAAGTGA